The Castanea sativa cultivar Marrone di Chiusa Pesio chromosome 4, ASM4071231v1 sequence agtttcaacaaaataatcaaTATCCAAATGCAcccttagattaagttagagtaaaaattctgtcttgtataaaaaaaatattagaaaatgagataattttatttaaaaaatgccttatttttctagaaaactTTGATActaaaataatcattttctagaaaactttAACATTGAAACAAACTGAGTGTAGTTTCTTTTGGGATCAATTTGATTTTATCCTCTAATTTCTTAGTTTGGATTTGGACTctagtttttaaacaaaaattttactaaGTGATAAATCCATTAAGtatctatttttttatggatCTGAATTTTAGTAAAGTATCCTATtgtcaaataagagatttaagatTCGATTTTcgcctacaaaaaaaaaattaattagtgtattggtctaataataaagagcaatcatTAAAAATGGAAcctataggttgaaactatatctttaaaaaaattcgaaattaattttctaattgGGTGTGACACGATTTAattcacatttgtttttttttttttttttttttttatgtgaaagtttataatataatttatttaagtttttctttcctttttttttttcttctctttttccactGTCCATTTCTCTCCTCCAACCTCACAGTCTTCCTCATTACCAGATTTTAGGGGGTGAGAAAGTTGATTAGTTCTTCACTGTTAAGGATACCAATGCAGAATCATATTCCAAGGCCAACTCTGCTACAAATCAGGATAACAACTGCTATCCTTCTCTTGATGTATTCGAATTCCTTGATGCCATTATTGCCATCCTTCTCTTATACATACTATTATCAAATTGATGTAAtatctctatatataaaaaacaaaagctctCAAACAATTTTCAATAGAATAACGTTTATTCAAACAAATCTGTTCTCACATTCAGATCTGCTGTCATAGAGATATAGTTGAGAATGTATTGGCTCAAGAAATGATGAATTATTGACTCAACCAAGGTGAAGGCTTATGATTCAGTAAATTGAAACTTCATAATCAATACTCTAGTCGTTggcaagagccttgtagctcaaaaACACCAAGAAACATACAagaaatatgaaagaaacactTACATTTAACAGTCCATGGTATATATCTAACCAGTAAGAAGGAAAGACAGATGCAATGAACTCCTCATCCTCCAAGTATATTTGCAAATTCTTGGACTTCATTAAAAACCTAACTGCTTTCTCATTAAATTCCAGAACGAAGGCCAGCTTGATCAGTTCAGAGAGAGCACCAATATGATCACAGTTCTCCCATAACACACCCTCAGATATTGCTTCAGAAAAATATGTAGCATATTCAATTTGATTCTCATATCCACTAGACCTGTTGAACTTCTGTGTGAAAAACTTTGAAGACTCTCTTTCCCAGCATATCATTCGGCTTGCTCTCGCATTCACGATCTCCCCTGAAGAAAGTGATAAACTGTAGTTTACAGTTATTGGTTCAACTATCTCAAGGAAAGTAGTATTCAGAAGCCCTCGGATAATTTCATGCCTCCTTTCAGCTTCCATTTTCATCACAGGATTTGCTAGAAAACCAAGGATGAGTGTAACCAGATATTTTGTAATCAAATTCTCCTTTGGATTCACCTGATTGAGTTGAGCAACATCCACTGTTTGTGATTCTTCCTTCTCTACAGACTCGGATATAGTGCAAACACCAATCTTCCGGTAAATATCAAACAACTTCATCTGAGGTAAAGATGGCTTGCTTGGCTGAGGGTACCATACAAATAGAGATTGAGCAGAAAACCGTTCGAAAAGATCTTTCAGCTGAAGATCATCAGCAATAAAAACATCATGCTTGTTGAACAGAAAAACTGCATCTGAGCCAGAAGCAACCGGCAATTTCACCAGCTTCTCAGTGATAGTTTTCTCCGTTTTTTCACCCCAGTGCTTCAAAATATACCCCCAGAACTTAAGACAGTCATCATGTGACAATCGACGTCCTGAACTTTCCCAAACCTCCCAAAGCTTACAATAATCGGAAACTGAAGGATTGCGTTTAACATGGAAAGCACGTGAGAAGAAGTTGAGTAAATTTTGCTCATAATATTTGTCAAGAACTTTCAGCTGCGAACTGAAGAGACCATGCTTGTCATGCAGAACACATTCACAGGGGCTGACCCACTCTCCTTTCTTATTTCCATATGGGATCCATATCCCTTTTGTAAGATCACTATCATTCTCCCAATTACATAGACTCAAGTAAGTATATATACGAACTATAGTAGGGAATTGGACATGGAATTCGAGGTGCCTGGCAATCAATGAACATCCGTCTTCAACATCAAGGGTGACTCCTATTGCCTTGAGTTCATCTTTGTACAGTGTAATATTAGAACCATAAAAATCTACATCAATAAAAGGTCCATCTGTCCGCTCCAAATAAGAGCCCCACCTAGGATCGAACAATAAGCACTTTTCTGGAGGTCTATAACCTTTAGTGGTCTTCAACCATTTCCGAgaattttgttttaagaaagGATCTGGAAAGGAGTAATTCACTCCTTGGATTAAAACACGTATGCATTGCAGCAatgaaaacacattttcatcAGTTATCTGAGCAGTATCCAAGGGAAAGTGAAGACCAGCTGCAACAAACTTCACACCATCTTTAAATTCAACAACAACTCCCATGCTCTTCAGCTCTTCCTTGTATAAATGAATGTCCTTGCCATAGTAGTTGTCACTATCATCTAAGAAAGGGAGGTCAATAGTAATTGGTAAAACTGAATGCCAATCTGGCCCAAAAAGAATGCAGTCTCTTGGAGATCTTTTATCACCACACCTAGTCTGCAACCACTTAAGGTCACGGATGTTTTTCTCAAGATCTGGAGGAAACATAAAAGGACTATCTTTTAGCTGTCTGTGAcatgaaagaaaagagagaacaatTTCTTTAGTCATGAAGGATGCCTCCAGCTTGAATTTGTCAGAAAATTCTTTTACCGCCTCCTCAAAATCCACCTTCACCCCAGTTTGCTTCAACTCGTTTCTGTAAGAGAAGATACAGCTTCCATGGAAATCATGATCAATCAATGCAAAACCTTCAAAAACCTGAAGAATGCAAACCCATTGAGGGTCAAACAAGAAACATTCTCCCGGAGGTTTGTACCCAAGATTCGTCTTAAAGCATTTCACACCTCTCAACGCCTGAACAAGTTTGTTGGATGATCCTAGACGTCGCATACATTCCAGTATCAAAAGAATCGCCTCAGCTGTCAGAGTTGAGCTTAACGGAGATTTTAAGTGGTCTACAACAAGCTTATAACAATCACTGAAGCCAATTACAACACCAAGCGACTTGAGTTCCTCTCTAAAAGAAAGGATTTCCTCCCCAAAGTAATCTAGATCAATAAAGGGGATGCTACTGATTTGTGATGCAGTTTTCCATTCCTCATCAAACAAAACAGCTTCAACTGGAGACCTGTCACCACAGCATGTCCTTATCCATCTCTTATCCTTGATACTGTTGATGAACTCATCCTGAGGGAGAAACTTTTCCCTCAAAAATCTGATGAAATTTAGTACAGACAGCACTTGATCACTACTTAAAGTGGAGTATTCTGTGAAAGACATAAGATGCTTTCCAATAAATTCACATGCTTCTCCATACTCAGACATGACTCCAAGTTTCTTCAACTCCTCCTTATACTCATTTAATTCATCACCATAAAAACTTAGATCAAGCAATGGAATATCAACAAGCACGGATCCATTCTGCAAAATTTTTCCCAACGAAGAGGAAAGCATGAATGAATGTGAAGGTGGCCGGTAACCAGGACGGCCACTAGTAGTAATTTTCAGCCAGCTACCTTCCTTTATGCATTTCAAGAACTTCTCAGGAATGTAAATTTCTCTACGTTTCAGATTCCGAATCCAATCCAACAGCAAGAATGCATTTTGCTTGGTGAGTGGTGATGATACCGTAGGAATTGCAGCATTAGGAGGAGATATGTAAGGGATATCAGACGCTACAACATGAGTTTTAAGGAACTCCAAGAGTCTTTCTCCAGAGGCATATTCACCGGCAAAATAGCCTGGTAACAAGTAGTCTTCTGCTAACTCAACGTAGCCTTCATTTGTCCATGGATTTGAACCAATCAATCCCACCCATTTGCTTCCGTTGGCTGGGACAAGAACCCTTGTCCTGTGTCTCTGTAAATTACCATAGTTATCCACAAGTGGCATAGAATCACATAAATCACCAACCTCCTGATGGGAAAGAAAAGACTTTTGAAGCGAGTGGTACAAGAAGTGAACAAAGGCAATAGCAAGCTTCTGGCAACTATTGAGATAATTGTTAAGGTGAACTGCATATTCATAGACGCTCATAGCACCAACGTTCACATGATCTCGTAGCCACTCCAACACCGTCTCCCTCTTAGAGAAGAACTGGATAGCTTCTTGTGTGCTTTTCGGCCAAAAAAAGTAATTGGCTGAACATTTGAATTCCTTGTTCCAATCAATCAGCCATGAGATATGATTAGGATGACGGGATAAGAACACCACTCTGTCACGATTGAAATGCACGGATTCATATATGCTACACAAAGACACATCGCCATAAAGATCAACATATTTTATTAGTTGTATGTACTTCATGTCGGTAGAGTCAAATTTGGACTTCCAGTTATCTGCAACAAATAGCAAAAGCTCCAAGTACACGTCCTCTGACACTCCTTCAACAAGTTTAGAACTTTGGATGCACTTTGCATACCATTCGTTGTTGACTAGTTCcacacccaaaaaatttaatatgtaaTCATATTCTGCTCTATCAAATGAGGAGCTCAAAATGTACTTTCCATGTGATGAAAGATGAAACAAATTCACCTTTTGCTCCCTTGCCTTCTCCAGAATGGTCCAGAAAGCAGGCATAAGCCTACCAACTTCATGAGGTTTATGAAAGATCCTCTGCTGTGTGTAAGACTCGCTTGGAAGAATATTTTCTTCAAGAAGCTTTGATTTGATGGATTCCTTGACAACATTCAACATTTGATAAGAAGAGCTGTCGATGGGAATGAACCTGAACATGGAAGCCAAACTAGACACTGGAGCATTTTCAGAATTTTTAACTAGTGAAACAAACGCATTGATAAAAGCTGAGGGCACGCAATCAAGAATCCCTTGGTTCCACTTGTTGTCCAAGAGAATTGTTTCCCTTGATGAGGCAAGAAGAAAATCTGCCTGAATTATGAAGGGAAAGTTGGTAAACATCTCTGTGGGAAGAAATGCATAGATACCAGGTGAGCTCGATTCCCTATGGAGGCGCTCTTCAAAAGGAAAAGCCAATGTGATCACCAACTCTTCAACTTCCATTCTCCTTTCCACTTTGTTTTCCTGCCTAACAGGAAACTTTTGCCTCCACATAAAGTACCTGCATTCTCCCTCAAACTCCTTACCCTTTTCATCAGCAGAGAGATGGATTGTGTAGGACTCAGCATCAATGTTCTTCCTCACCACCAATTCAGTCTCACTTGTAATTGCTATTGCACTTACAGTATTGAGTCTGGGATCGTTGTTATGTTCCCTGACTGAAAGCCGCTTAATCTTTGATAGGAACAATAGAACTTCAGGATGAACATTTGAGAGCTGCTGCTTCACAGGTTTAACCTTATCGAACTTCAGAGGTAAgactattgttgttgttggtagAGTAGTCCCAGaaccatatatttttttgacgTCAGAAAGTGTTGGGTTCTCCTCGACCCATTCAGGAACTATGTACCCGAGATTGCAATGTGGGCAAGGCTCTTCATTGAATCGTATCTGATATCCATTGCTGAATATGTATGGCTGAGAACTAACCAGAAAGACACTCTTAAATCCAATTCCTGCATATTAACCAGAGAATAAGCCAATTAGAGCAATAAGAGAACAACTAAATTATCCTGTCTAGTAATTATCAACATCATTATggttttaatcttttctttcacTATAATTGAGTATATGACACATAATACTCTGCATTGATATCTTAAGATTAGCACAGAAGTCGATTCACAAGCATTAagatatatgagagagagagagagagagagagattagggACTGTCATTTCCAttgtttatttgtaattttttttttaaaaggttccAAATTTTAACCACAATTTTTCATTGTAGTGTCTACAAGAACTTCACAGATTTTCTAAGTACAGCTAAGTTTTGGAATGCATATCTTGTACTCAAGCCATTAATTGAGGAATTctcaaacaaaagaataaaataatgagtagaaaaaattgaaataaagctggcaaacaaattttattttatttttcttcttccacatttaaaacatgtttggaaaatattttcaaaacctACTCTTACCCattttgaaaacatattttaaaaatggtgGACCAAACAGCCCTAGAGCTTCGTTTTAGATTTGAAGAACCATTTATAGTTTTAGAATTTGCATttaattataacaaattttggCTATAATCATTTGACTTTGTCTTTACGTCCTTGACTATCACCTTGCTTGTTCCGATAATAGATaaaacatttctcaaaaaatgttttccttgTTTTGGAGACTTTGGGACAACTGAAAACCTTGGTCAAATTGAAATCTTTTATTAtcaatcaagaaaaacacattCTTTGGGGCTACAAAAGTTTTATCCTTTTCAAGCTCGAGAACTAAAACCTCCAAAATGACAAAATCATCCCAAAATCTATGAAATGACCAAATTGCCCTCAAAACCTCCAAAATGCTATCAAAACATTCAAAATGACCATAACACCCtttaaacctttaaaatgataaaaatatccACTGAAAACCTATAATATGCCCTAGATATCCTAGAATCatctacaacaacaaaaacacccATAAActacccaaagaaaaaaaaaacttggaaacctataaaatgataaaaatacaccCTCAAGAACCTCTAAAATGATAGAAGAAAccttaaaatttccaaaaagacCAAATTACCCTCAAAACCGACATAATAACCAATATACCCTTAAacctacaaaataataaaaatcccattaaaaccTCCACTGTGACTATAATTAGATGGTTACAATGGGGGAGGGGGGACTTAAACTAGGATGTCGCTGTTGGAAATACCAAGAGGTGCCAATTGAGCAACAATTgaccaaaatgacaaaaaattccaaaaccattgaaatgaattttaaaagttgtacaaaaaaaaaaaactttaaagtgTCATTTTGgaggtttcaatttttttttaattatgatctAAATGTGTAAGTTTAGATAATAgttttgttattatatatatataaatatatatatatatatatatatatatttcaattattttgattGTTCTTATTAGCGTGTGTTTGGATTGGGAGGCTGCGTCGAGCGTCCTGCGTTTgagacttttttctttttttttttcttccctgcGCACACGTTTCAACGGGGGACAGGTGCACTGTTCACCACggtgcgtgaacagtaaccgcatagtggtgcactgttcatgtactttttaaaattttttaattaaaaatgggacccgcATCACTATtcacccatttaaaaattattttgctacagtgttttcagttttcagttttcagctgtatccaaatggacccttagtgtaattttcaataattttattttgttcatgCTTATTTTTTAGCTTGATTTAAGATTGactttagttgttgtgattaatattttaaagtgtTGATTTAAAGTTGTTGTTTAATATCTAATATAGAAAAGAGttttcaacaacaaaacaaaacaccaaaaaaaaaaaaaaaaaatcaatattcctttaaaaaatttggctAAATTACAAAATTCAATGCATTCCTCTAAATTCACTTTTGTTCAATTTAATACtctaactttcaaattttttcaatttagtctTCCCGTTAATCTCAGTTAAGTTGCATTTTTAACTATTTActttgtttaataaaaattaagtcGTTTTGGTGGctaaattacattgtttaatatgtaatttagctaaaatatttttagataaaacATTTTGTGCTAAACCGAATAGAGGGCTAACTTAAGaacatttttttggggggggggggacggGGGTTGTTGCTTAAACCTAGATACTATCTTTCACCCCTTTTTACTAGAGGACGGGGTCAATTTGAACCAAAGCTTATTGGTGACTAAGCATATACATTGGGTTAAATACCAAAGACTAATACACATTATttctattaaaattaattgtcaAATATTAGTATTTCCTCATACCTTAActtgtttgtttatgttttctATCAGGTGtattttgacttttcaaaatttcatcatgcaagaagatttatttattgattttatgcTTTGAACTCTCCTTCCAAGGCAACAATATTTCTTTCCTAATTCAAGCAAATTACATGACTTTTAAGTGAGCCTTACTAACTTCCAAAACTCTTAACTTAGCATTTATCACTTTAGAGTATATATGTGAAAGTTTCTCCTTTTGTGGATCAAGGAATTTTGATGTTTGACTTAAACAAATATGTCGACCCAACTACAATCATTAATAGTCTTCTTGACAAAATAGCATTTTGAGTAAACcatatataacaaattttgGTGTTACTAGTTCTTATAACAATACTTACACTAGAATGGCTAGTATAAGTTGTAATTCTAGGAAACTAGGTAAAGTACCTTTCTCTCCAATATAACCACGTTTCCTATTGCCTTTCTTGGTGGACCGACCAACACTGCAAATTGAGTCAATGTTTTTCGATGAGAAACCTTTCTCATTGTTGAAAATCAGCAATGTTGCTAGGGCCCCTGTGTTTGTAATGTCCTCAGAAGTTATGACAAACTCAAGAGATGGATCCACTCCCTCCAAGTAATCATTATCTTCAGCATTCTAACCAATATAAATTCAACATTATACATAAGACAATAAAACTCAACCCTATTCTTTTACTCCATAAAACCATCTAACACTAAGTCTACATACAATGTTTTTTTTCCACAGAAACTATGTATAGaagtttggagagagagagtaaatagAGGGGAAGGAGAGAAAATACCAAGAGAATGATTACATTTCCCTCAtttaaatgtttcaaaaattaagtaaaagagTATTCCACTTTGTTTGGATGTaaatttggaaggagagaaaattATAATATCATATAAACTAACAATTATAACCATCTTTTGCTAATTTTAAGAGTTCTTCTATGGCCACAACAAAATTCCATAAGCCGAAGTGTCCATCTAccataagtcaaaataaaataaaattacatccAAACCTGcttaattaaatcaaaattattgtgaaaatgttgtatgGTAGACTTTCTCTAATTTTAAAGCAAAGATTAATTCAACAATCTCCATTCCCTTCCCTTTACATCCCTCTCCTCCTCTTCCATCCAAACATAATTGTAAGAGTGAATTTGTGAACATTATACAACAAAGTGGTATCCCTGGTGGACCTATGTAAAACTAATAATTTGTCAACTGAGTGAGTTTGGCATCCTACAATTTCTAGTAGTTTATTGGTTAAAAGGTTATGTGCCtaagttttgtcaaaaaaatata is a genomic window containing:
- the LOC142630562 gene encoding uncharacterized protein LOC142630562, translating into MLSLCKQKRESLVSQFCECVRVLLGTDMVAAAREHVEEIRRKKFSIGGEQNPLTEDLHQAVKNLSAELYAKDVHFLMELIQNAEDNDYLEGVDPSLEFVITSEDITNTGALATLLIFNNEKGFSSKNIDSICSVGRSTKKGNRKRGYIGEKGIGFKSVFLVSSQPYIFSNGYQIRFNEEPCPHCNLGYIVPEWVEENPTLSDVKKIYGSGTTLPTTTIVLPLKFDKVKPVKQQLSNVHPEVLLFLSKIKRLSVREHNNDPRLNTVSAIAITSETELVVRKNIDAESYTIHLSADEKGKEFEGECRYFMWRQKFPVRQENKVERRMEVEELVITLAFPFEERLHRESSSPGIYAFLPTEMFTNFPFIIQADFLLASSRETILLDNKWNQGILDCVPSAFINAFVSLVKNSENAPVSSLASMFRFIPIDSSSYQMLNVVKESIKSKLLEENILPSESYTQQRIFHKPHEVGRLMPAFWTILEKAREQKVNLFHLSSHGKYILSSSFDRAEYDYILNFLGVELVNNEWYAKCIQSSKLVEGVSEDVYLELLLFVADNWKSKFDSTDMKYIQLIKYVDLYGDVSLCSIYESVHFNRDRVVFLSRHPNHISWLIDWNKEFKCSANYFFWPKSTQEAIQFFSKRETVLEWLRDHVNVGAMSVYEYAVHLNNYLNSCQKLAIAFVHFLYHSLQKSFLSHQEVGDLCDSMPLVDNYGNLQRHRTRVLVPANGSKWVGLIGSNPWTNEGYVELAEDYLLPGYFAGEYASGERLLEFLKTHVVASDIPYISPPNAAIPTVSSPLTKQNAFLLLDWIRNLKRREIYIPEKFLKCIKEGSWLKITTSGRPGYRPPSHSFMLSSSLGKILQNGSVLVDIPLLDLSFYGDELNEYKEELKKLGVMSEYGEACEFIGKHLMSFTEYSTLSSDQVLSVLNFIRFLREKFLPQDEFINSIKDKRWIRTCCGDRSPVEAVLFDEEWKTASQISSIPFIDLDYFGEEILSFREELKSLGVVIGFSDCYKLVVDHLKSPLSSTLTAEAILLILECMRRLGSSNKLVQALRGVKCFKTNLGYKPPGECFLFDPQWVCILQVFEGFALIDHDFHGSCIFSYRNELKQTGVKVDFEEAVKEFSDKFKLEASFMTKEIVLSFLSCHRQLKDSPFMFPPDLEKNIRDLKWLQTRCGDKRSPRDCILFGPDWHSVLPITIDLPFLDDSDNYYGKDIHLYKEELKSMGVVVEFKDGVKFVAAGLHFPLDTAQITDENVFSLLQCIRVLIQGVNYSFPDPFLKQNSRKWLKTTKGYRPPEKCLLFDPRWGSYLERTDGPFIDVDFYGSNITLYKDELKAIGVTLDVEDGCSLIARHLEFHVQFPTIVRIYTYLSLCNWENDSDLTKGIWIPYGNKKGEWVSPCECVLHDKHGLFSSQLKVLDKYYEQNLLNFFSRAFHVKRNPSVSDYCKLWEVWESSGRRLSHDDCLKFWGYILKHWGEKTEKTITEKLVKLPVASGSDAVFLFNKHDVFIADDLQLKDLFERFSAQSLFVWYPQPSKPSLPQMKLFDIYRKIGVCTISESVEKEESQTVDVAQLNQVNPKENLITKYLVTLILGFLANPVMKMEAERRHEIIRGLLNTTFLEIVEPITVNYSLSLSSGEIVNARASRMICWERESSKFFTQKFNRSSGYENQIEYATYFSEAISEGVLWENCDHIGALSELIKLAFVLEFNEKAVRFLMKSKNLQIYLEDEEFIASVFPSYWLDIYHGLLNVSVSFIFLVCFLVFLSYKALAND